CCGACCCCGGTTTGTCGATTTGGCGGCACGTACACAAAGAAGGCTGGCTGGTCGTCCCTCACCGCTCCTGGAACCTTCGACTTAAAGTACGACTTCAGGTGGTTGGGCTTTTTCACGAGGGCAACGACGTAGCCGTGGGAAACCGGGGTCTTCAGAGTCGTCTTGACCACTCGTTCGTCCTCAGGACGGGCGCTCAGTGTGTCCAGGACAGGCGGGTCCGTTTCCGGCCCGGCTATGTCTTCTTCCGGCAGTCCTGGACCGACCACTTCTTCTTGAGGTGGAACTCCTGGCTGTGGTCCCGGCTGTGGCCCCGGTTGTGGCTGCGGTTCGGGCTGGGGCTGCGGCTGGCCCTCAACTGGTCGGTCCGGCGGCCAAGTTATGGAAGCCGTGACAGTTCTGGACTTCGGGCTGCTGGCGCTGAATTGTCTCGGAGCATCTGTGCCACCGTTGGCTCTGGCTTGTTGATATACGACCTGTGGTGTCGGGTTCTCCTGGTACGGCATGGTGTAGAGGCGCCCGACGCTCGTCTGTTGGAGTCCTGCGGGCCCGGCAGGCACGGGAACGAGGGGGGTCCAGCTGTACGCGGCGATGGGTGTGTCCAGTCTCTGGCTGAACTGGCCCCCTCTGGCGAGAGCCAGAACACTTATGAAGAAGGCACAGAAGGCGCAGGAGCCCATTCTGCGACTCGTGCTAGGTGCTTGCCTGCGTAGGAACATGAGGTCAATCCGTGCAGGTTATGCCGTGCGGCCATCGCATTTTCAGTGCGTGAACATCCCATGAAAAAGTCGCTAAAATTTCCTGATATACAATGCACTTTGCAAGCAATGCCCCAACAGAATGGAGGAGTTGGTAGTGCAACTATGAAATGCAGCGGGAAGAAACAAGATGAATGCCCACAAACCGGGGACGCAGTTCCAGACGACAAGAAGGCACGTCTTGTCTTGAACTGTGCATCACGCTGCATTCATCCACACTGCACTTGATGGTTCTTGCTGCACTGCAGCTCATCAACCTGGCATAGATATTCATATACTGTAGAGAGATATCGATGTATTTGAAGGAATTGTTTCATTGCACTGCAGTACACTTAAAGGGGAGAAAATCTGTAACAGCGCGGTAGATTTTAATTAATGTTTTGCGTAAGCCGGTCTGTGCAATGCATTTATTCCATTCATCCATTAACTAGCTC
This region of Amblyomma americanum isolate KBUSLIRL-KWMA chromosome 5, ASM5285725v1, whole genome shotgun sequence genomic DNA includes:
- the LOC144135494 gene encoding uncharacterized protein LOC144135494, translating into MGSCAFCAFFISVLALARGGQFSQRLDTPIAAYSWTPLVPVPAGPAGLQQTSVGRLYTMPYQENPTPQVVYQQARANGGTDAPRQFSASSPKSRTVTASITWPPDRPVEGQPQPQPEPQPQPGPQPGPQPGVPPQEEVVGPGLPEEDIAGPETDPPVLDTLSARPEDERVVKTTLKTPVSHGYVVALVKKPNHLKSYFKSKVPGAVRDDQPAFFVYVPPNRQTGVGANGQVLRSRPSLLRTNGGQQPRQYQPPPVRLNGLTRYSVGPVVRQPVTVADAPQFLQLPKAQAVPAVLFYVPQGGQFSAPVLVPANPPAPLNTLADYPKPASFGSMFSKGFLDSTAAPNAPWFTSSLEAPPEDIVNLALNQLEKFHA